In the Sulfurivermis fontis genome, CATCGAACTGGCGCGCCTCGCGCATGATTTCACGGAAGATCTCGAAACAGACGGTCTCCGCCGTCTTCAGCGTGCCGCGACCGTTGCAGGTGGGACAGGTGGAACACAGCACATGCTCCAGGCTCTCGCGCGTGCGCTTGCGCGTCATCTCCACCAGCCCCAGTGCCGACACCTCGGAAATGTGGGTGCGGGCATGATCGCGCTCCAGCGCCTTCTCCAGGCTGCGCAACACCTGACGCCGGTGCTCCGGGTCCACCATGTCGATAAAGTCGATGATGATGATGCCACCCAGATTGCGCAGGCGCAGCTGGCGGGCGATGGCCTGACTGGCCTCCAGGTTGGTCTTGAAGATGGTCTCTTCCAGATTGCGATGACCGACGAAGGCGCCGGTGTTGACGTCGATGGTGGTCATCGCCTCGGTCTGATCGATGATCAGATAGCCGCCGGACTTGAGGGTCACCTTGCGTTCCAACGCACGCTGAATCTCGTCCTCGATGGCATAGAGATCGAAGATCGGCCGCTCGCCGGCATAATGTTCGATGCGCGGCACCAGCTCGGGGATGAACTTCTCGGCAAAGCGCAACACCTTGCGGAAGGTCTCGCGCGAATCGATGCGCACCTTCTCCACCTCGGCGCCGACGACATCGCGCATGGTACGCATCACCAGCGGCAGATCTTCGTGAATCAGCGTGCCGCTGCGCTCGCTGCCGGCACGCGCGCCGATCTCGCCCCACAGCTTGTGCAGGAAGGCCATATCAGCCCGCAGCGCCTCATCATCGGCATCCTCCGCCGCGGTACGCACGATGTAGCCGCCGGGGCCGAACTCCGCCGCCAGCGTCGTGACGCGCTCCTTCAGCCGCTGCCGCTCCGCCTCGTCCTCGATGCGCTGCGACACGCCGATGTGGCTGGATTGCGGCATGAACACCAGGAAGCGCGCCGGAATGGTGATGTGCGTGGTCAGGCGTGCGCCCTTGGTGCCGAGCGGATCCTTTACCACCTGCACCAGCAGTTCCTGCCCCTCGCGCAGCAACTCGTCGATCTGACGCTGCGACGGGCGCTCGCCCTCCGGCGCCTCCCCCTTGAGGCAACGCTCGCGTTCATCGCTGTCGTTATCGGGACAGAGGATGTCGGAGGCATGCAGGAAGGCGGTGCGATCCAGGCCGGCGTCGATGAAGGCCGCCTGCATGCCGGGCAGCACCCGGCGCACCGTGCCCTTGTAGATGTTGCCGACCAGGCCGCGCTTGCGCGCGCGCTCGATTTGCACTTCCTGCAACACGCCGTTCTCGACGAAGGCGACGCGGGTTTCGTGCGGCGTGACATTGACCAGGATTTCGCCGCTCATCGCCGGCGTCAGCGGTGCGTTCATGGACATGTTCAAGAGGCTTCCAGTAACTCTATTCCGCAGCCGCGCAACAACGCGGCCGTTTCAAACAGCGGCAGGCCCATCACCCCGGAGTAGCTGCCTTCCAGGCGCTCGATGAAGATGGCGCCCAGACCCTGCACTGCGTAACCCCCTGCCTTGTCCAGCGGTTCACCGCTGTCCCAGTAGGCGGCGCGCTCGCGGTCGGTGAGCGCACGAAAGGTCACCGCGCTCACCGACAACAGGGTGTGCGCCTCGCCTGCCGCGTCCACCAGCGCCACACCGGTGTAGACATGGTGGGTGCGTCCCGACAGCCGCGCCAGCATGGCCAAGCCGTCGGCGCGATCGCGCGGCTTGCCCAGGATGACGCCGTCGATCACCACGGCGGTATCGGCACCGAGCACCGGCCAGTCGCTGCAAATCGCATGTCCGGCCCGCGCCTTGGCCAGGGCCAGGCGCACCACATACAACTCCGGCGCCTCGCCCGGATGCAGCGCCTCGTCGACACGCGCCTCCACCACCCGATGCGCCACACCGATCTGCTCCAGCAGCTCGCGCCGCCGCGGCGATGAAGAGGCCAGAAAGATCATCCGTCGGTTCGCTCTCGTTACTCGTTACTTGTTGCCTGTATCTGCCTCACCGGTGATACGGATGCCCCTGGGTGATGCTCCAGGCCCGGTAAAGCTGTTCCGCCAGCACGATGCGCACCAGCGGATGCGGCAGGGTCAGGCGCGATAACGACCACTGTACGTCGGCACGGGCGCGGCAGGTATCGGCCAGTCCCTCGGGACCGCCCACCAGCAGGGCCACATCGCGCCCCCCCTGGCGCCATTCGGTGAGGCGCTGCGCCAAGTCTGCCGTGCTCCAATCCTTGCCGCCGACCTCCAGCGCCACCACATAGGCCCCCTTGGGCAGGGCGGCGAGCATCTTCTCGCCCTCCTCGCGCCGCGCCCGCTCCAGATCGGCGCCCTTGGTGCGCTTGCCCGGCGCGATCTCGTGCAGCACCAGCGCGCAGTCGGCGGGCAGGCGCTTGGCGTACTCCGCGTAGCCAGCCTCCACCCACTCCGGCATACGGTTACCGACGGCGATCAGGTGCAGGCGCATCGCTGTTCAGTGCATCGCAACAGACCGGTTGGACAAAAGACGCACGATGTGTCGCACGCAACAGGATTTCATCCTGCGGCTCCCGCCACACCCTGCGCCGCCGGTGCGGCGTCACCCCAGAGTTTTTCCAGGTTGTAAAAGTCGCGCTTTTCCGGGATGAAGATATGCACTACCACCTCGCCCAGATCGACCACCACCCATTCGCCTTCCCGCTCGCCCTCGACGCCGAGAGGGGTGAGACCATTTTCCTTGGCCTGGTCGAGCACACTCTGCGCCAGGGATTTCACCTGGCGATCGGAACGGCCGCTGGCGATGACCATAAAGTCGGTGATGCTGGTCTTGCCGCGCACATCCAGGACGACGATATCGAGACCCTTTACGTCCTCCAGCGCGTTCACCACCAGTTGCTTCATCTGTTCTGCTTGCATCAATACCTTCCAGTCATGACAAAAACTCACTCCGCCGGCGCGGCGGCATACAGATTCCGGCGGCGGATATAGTCCCATACCGCATCGGGCAGCAGATAACGGGGACTGCGCCCCGCCGCGATCTGCGCGCGTATCGCCGTGGCCGAGATATCCAGGGGGGTGACCGGCTGCAGCAGAATGCCGCCGGCCGGCCGCCGCATCAGCTCGGCAGCCGCGCTGATACGCTGCGCCGCCAGCATTTCGGCCAGCGGCGCGGGTACGGCATCCAGCGTCCAACCCGGCCGGTGCAGCACCACCAGATGGGCCAGTCGCGGCAACTCCCGCCAGCGGTGCCACTGTGGCAGACCGAGAAAGGCGTCGCTGCCCAGCAGCAGGCACAGCGGCGCAGTACCCAGTTCGGCACGCAGCGAGGCCAGGGTATCCACCATGTAGGACGGACCGGATCGCTCCAACTCGCGGCGATCGACCCGCAACCCGGGCTGCCCCGCCAGCGCCAACTCCAGCATGGCCAGGCGCTCGGTGGCGGAGGCCCGGGGCGGCTCCCGGTGCGGCGGCTGGCCACAGGGGAGAAGGCGCACCTCGGCCAGGCCCAGAACCTCCAGCATCTCCAGCGCGGCGCGCAGGTGGCCGAAATGTACCGGGTCGAAGGTACCGCCCAGGATACCGACGGCAACGCCGGATACACCGCCCCTCTGCGCAGCGAGCGGATCGGCGGTGGCGGGAAAAACCGGTCCCGGCATCAGCGGAAGCGCTGGCGCGCCTTTTCCAGCATCGCCTCGCGGGCCCGCGCCTTGGCCTCGGCGTCGTCGCGCAGGGCCTGTGCCAGGTCACGGTATTCCCAACGCCGGTTGCGCCGCCACCACAGCCAGCCCAGCAGGACCGCCGCCAGCAACAGCAACCCGGCCAGCACGGTTATCCACCAGGCCGGGTTCTGCCAGCGGCTCGCCGGGGCGTTCACCGTCGTCGCCACCGTCAGCCGCCCATCGGCAAACGGCTCCGCGGCAGGAGGTGCGGCCGGCGCCGGTACAGCGTCGGTGGAAGCCGTCACCGGGGAGGCGGGTTCTGCCGTAGCCGGCGTGGCCGCCGGCATGTGCAATACCTGCTCGGCCAGGCGCTGCGCCTGCCGCTCCAGCGCGCCCAGGCGCTGGCGCAATGCCTCGTTTTCCTCAGTCACGGTGGCATTGAGCTTGCGCACCTCGGCCAGACGCCGCTCCAACTCACCGGCCTGCGCCCCCGGCGACGGGGGGGTAAGGATCTGCAGTGCCGGCGCCGGTGCGGCGTCAACGGGTGCCGCCGCTGCGGGACCGGTCGGGACCGTTTCCTGCAGCGCCTGTCGCTGTTGCAGCATGAGCTTGCCGGCGCTGCCGCGACTGCGTGCGGTGATGGCCTCGGCGGAGGGCATGTACAGGGTGGTGCCCCAGCGCAGGCGGTTCATGTTGCCGCCGATGAAGGCATGGGGATTGGCCTCGAACAGGGCCACCGTCATCTGCGGCGTGCCGACGCCTTCCGGCTTGAGGCGCTGGGCGATCTGGCTCAGGGTTTCGCCGCGCTGCACCGGACCATAACTGGCCACCACCGGCGCCGGCGGGACGGGCGCCGCCACGGTGACCGGGGGCGCGGGCGCCTCGAGCGCGGCCGGGGCGGCGCTTGCCGCCGGCGGGGTATACAGGGAGGGCGGGTCCAGCAGCAGGGCGTACTGGCGCAACATACTGCTGCGCCCCCAGCGAATCTCCAGTAACAGCTCCAGCGCCGGCTCGCGCACCGGCTGGCGACTGCTGATCGATATCACCGGTTGGCCGCTCGCCCCCCGGGCGATCTTGAAGCTGAGGGGCGGCAGTCCCTCGTGATAGGGCAGGCCGATACGGCGGTAGGCCTCGCGCCCGGCCAGACCGACCTTCACATCCGCGACCGTCTCGCCCGGCGCCAGCACCAGGGGCAGCTCGGCCTGCAACGGCTGGTTGAGGGCGGAGCGCACATGCAATTCGCTGCCCAGACCGAGGGCCTGGGCATGGCCGCCCCACAGCAGGCAACAGCACAGCAGGGCACGCGCCAGCCGGCCGGCGAGCCCCCGGCGGGAACGCATGTGTTCAGTGGCGGATATGGCCATCACCCAGGACGATGTACTTCTGCGAGGTCAGTCCCTCCAACCCCACCGGGCCGCGGGCGTGGATCTTGTCGGTGGAGATGCCGATCTCCGCGCCGAGGCCATACTCGAAGCCGTCGGCGAAGCGGGTCGAGGCATTGACCATCACCGAGCTGGAGTCCACCTCGGCGAGGAAGCGGCGTGCGCGGGTGAGGTCCTCGGTGACGATGGCCTCGGTGTGGCCGGAGCCGTGCCGGTAGATATGCTCCATCGCCTCGTCCAGGTCCTTCACCACGCGCACGGCGAGGATCGGCGCCAGGTATTCGGCATCCCAATCCTCCGCCGTGGCCGGAATCGCATAGGACAGCAGGCGGCAGGTGGTGGGACAGCCGCGCAGCTCGACGCCCTTTTCCCGGTACATGGCCCCCAGCTCGGGCAGCACGCGCTCGGCAATGCCCTCGGCCACCAGCAGGGTCTCCATGGCGTTGCACACGCCGTAGCGGTGGGTCTTGGCGTTGAAGGCGATGCGCAGGGCCTTTTCCACGTCGGCCTTGTCGTCGATGTAAACGTGACAGACGCCGTGCAGATGCTTGATCACCGGCACGCGCGCCTCGTTGCTGATGCGTTCCACCAGCGACTTGCCGCCGCGCGGCACGATGACGTCCACGTACTGGCTCATGGTGATCAGCTCCCCCACCGCGGTACGGTCGGTGGTCTCCACCACCTGCACCGCATCGGCGGGCAGACCGGCTCGCTCCAGCCCGGCGCGCACGCAGGCGGCAATGGCCTGGTTGGAGTGCAGCGCCTCGGAACCGCCGCGCAGGATTGCGGCATTGCCCGACTTCAGGCACAGCGCCGCCGCGTCGGCCGTAACATTCGGACGCGACTCGTAGATGATGCCGATGACACCGAGCGGCACGCGCATCTTGCCCACCTGGATGCCGGAAGGGCGGTAATTCATGTCGGCGATCTGGCCCACCGGATCGGGCAGGGCGGCGATCTGGCGCAGGCCCTCGGCCATGGCGGCGATGCGCGCGCTGTCCAGCGCCAGGCGATCCAGCATCGCCGCATCCAATCCCTGCGCCTTGCCGGCATGGAGGTCTTTCTGATTGGCGGCGATGAGCGCGGCCTCGCCGGCGATGAGGGCATCGGCCATGGCGGACAGCGCGGCATTCTTGGCATGGGTGTCGGCACGGGCCATGGCGCGCGCCGCGGCGCGCGCCTTCTGTCCCACCTGCTGCATGTACTGCTTCACGTCCATCAACGTATCTCTATGCTTGCGTGGTTTGCAAAGAAAAAATCTCGGACAAGGTTTACAAGATTATTCAGGATATACAAGATTTTTTACCCTGTTCATCCTGCCCCATCTTGTCGGTGGTTTTCAGACTATTCTCACGCCGGCCATGAGCAGGCTGAATTGTAACAGTTCATCCCACGGGTTACCCGGCTCGGCCCCCTTGCAGATGCGGTCCAGCCGGGCCGCCCGCCGCAACAGGGCGCGCCAGCGGCGCAGGTTGTGACGCTTGAGGGCGGCCTGGTACAGCGGCTTGCGCTTGTCCCATACCCGCTGCTGCTGCAACAGGGTTTCCAGCCCCGTGCCGGCGGCCTGGCCGGCGGCGATGATGGCCAGGGCGCGCACCTCGCGCACCAATGCCCACAGAGTAAGTACGGGTTCCTCGCCCTCGCCACGCAACCCCTCCAGGATGCGGGCGCAGCGCGGCGCATCGCCGCCCAGGGCGGCATCCGCCAGCTCGAACACGTCATAGCGCGCCGAGTCGGCCACCGCGCTGCGCACCTGCTCGGCATCCAGTGGCCCGCTGCCGTACAGCAGCGCCAGTTTCTCCACCTCCTGCGCCGCGGCGAGCAGATTGCCCTCCACCCGCTCGGCCAGCAGCTGTGCCGCCTCGGGCGTCGCCTGCAGACCGCGGGCCTGCAGGCGCTGGCGCACCCAGCCGGGCAGGGCGCGCGGCTCCACCGGCCACACCTGCACCACCGCCCCCGCCTCCTCCAGCGCCTTGAACCATTTGCTGTTCTGCTGCTGCTTTTCCAGCTTGCCGCAGCTGATGAGCAGCAGGTTGTCCGGCGACGGCTCGGCGGCATAGGCGGTGAGCGCCTTGGCGCCGGCGTCGCCCGGCTTGCCCGACGGCATGCGCAGTTCGATGATCTTGCGCTCGGCGAACAGCGACAGATTGCTGCCGGCGGCGGCCAGCGTGCCCCAGTCGAAGCCGGCCTCCACCTGCAACACCTCGCGCTCGCGATAACCCTGGGCGCGGGCGGCGCCGCGCAGCGCATCCACCACCTCGTTGAGTTGCAGCGGTTCGTCGCCGCTCACCAGGTAGATGGGCAGTAGCGGCTTTTCCACATGGGACGGGAGTTGTTCGGGGCGCAGGCGCATGGCGCCATTCTACATGGAGGCACGGTAGGAAAGATGTATGTGGAGGGAAAGCGGTCGCGTCAACGCGGGGCGCGCACCATGGCCAGCAGGGTATCGACGATGTGTCGCAGCTCCACCGAATCGGGCCGCATCCGGCTGTAGACCCGCAGACCAAAAATACCGGTCATCAACAGGCTGGCCAGTATTCGCGGCTGAGCCCCGGTCGGTAATTCACCACGGGCTGCGGCCTCCTCCAGCGCATCGCCCATGGCCTGTTCCACCCTGGCCAGCGCGTCGCCCGCGTGGCGGGCCAGCTCGCTATCATCCGCCCGCACCTCCAGCAGGGTATTCACCAGCAGACAGCCCTTGCGCTCCGGATCACCGGCCATGTCCGCCAACAAGTGGTCGAAAAACCGCGCAATCCGCTCCAGCGGCGGGGCCTCGCCACGCAGCAACTCGTCCACCAGCCGCGCCAGTTCGGCGCCATAGGAATCCAGGGCAGCCGCAAACAATGCGCGCTTGCTGGCAAAGGCGCCGTACAGGCTGCCCGGCTTGAGCCGGGTCGCCTCGGTAAGGTCGCGCACCGAGGTACGGTTGTAGCCACGGCGCCAGAACAGCTGCATGGCTTCGCGCAGCGCCTGGTCGCGATCGAATTCTATGGGTCTGGCCATGGGCAACTCCTGATTGGTTGAATTCTAGACGTAGTTGAACAGACGCTCAAGAACGGCTATCGTTATTGAGCGACCACTCAATAAAAGGAAAACACCATGTCCAACCTCTTTCCCCTGCACACCAGCGCCTCCGCCCCGGCTGCAGCACAACCGCTACTCGAGGCCGCCAGCCAGGCCTTCGGATTCGTCCCCAACCTGATCGCCATCATGGCCAGCTCGCCAGCCCTGACCGAGGCCTACCTCGCCCTCTCCGCCATCTTCGAGCAGAAAACCTCGCTCACTCCCACCGAGCGCCAGGTGGTACTGCTGGCGGTCAGCCGCTACCACGCCTGCCGCTACTGCGTGGCGGCCCATTCGACGATCGCCGACATGCAGGGGATTCCGCCTGCGGTGGTGGAGGCAATCCGCAGCGATCAGCCCATCGCCGATACGCGGCTGGAGGCATTGCGCAGCATGGTCAACGCCCTGCTCGAACGGCGCGCGCTGCTTCCCGATGCGACGCTGGAGTCCTTCTTCAGTGCCGGCTACACCCCGGCCCAACTGCTCGACGTACTGGTGGGCGTGGCGCAGAAAACACTGAGCAACTTCACCAACCATCTCGCCGGAACACCGCTGGACGAGCCGATGCACGCGCGCGCCTGGACACCAGCCGAGCGACTGCCTCATTGATGCAGAGGGCATGGTCCGACAGGCCCACTACGGCAGGGATGCGGGTGATCAGTTGCCGTTCACCGGAATAAAGCGCCTTGTCCGCTGTAAGGATCGCCGTCCGGCCACGACAGAGTGACAACCCGACACCACTCGGCAACGGATTGGAGGACAGGATCATGAACACATTGGCTGCAGGTAACCGGGCTCCGGAATTTTCCCTGCCCGATCTCGATGGTCGGCCGGTGCGGCTGACGGATTTCCGTGGCAGGAAGGTTCTGCTGGTATTTTTCCGCTACGCCACCTGCCCGTTCTGTACCGTGCGCTTCGTACGCCTGGCGCAGGAGGCAAAACGCTACGCCGATGCCGGCGTGCAGATCATCGGCGTGTTCGAATCGAGCGCCGGGTACATCCGCGAATACCTCGGTCGCCGCGGACTGCCCTTTCCCGTCATCCCCGACCCGGACGGCAAACTGTACGCGCTGTACGGTGTGCGGAAGTCAGTGCCGGGCCTGTTGTTCGGCATGTTCCGCCTGCCCACGCTGCTGCGCGCCCTGTTCGATCCCGCATACCGCATGGCGCAGCCCGACGGCTCGCTGACACGCATCCCGGCCAACTTTCTCATCGACGAAAACCAGATCGTTGTCGACGCGTATTACGGCAACGACATCGGCGATCACATCCCCTTCGCCCGCATCGACCACTTCGCCGCCGGGACGGTCACCGGGAACATGCGCCATGTCTGACTACCTGCAACAGTACAACGCGCCGCTCACCGGCCTGCTGCACTGGGAGCAGTGGGACGCATTGCTCGCGGCACTGCGCGGCGCCAATGACGGTGGCTGGTACGCCTACTACGTCGGTGAGGAGGTGCCGACCACGCCGCTGTCGCCGGCACACCTGGACCATCTCATCGGCGAACTGGATCGGCTGCTGCGCCGCGATCATCAGGAGAGTTATCTCGGCATCGTCTATGTGGACGATACGGCGCAACCGACCTTCATCAAGGTCTACGACCCCAACCATCTGGGTTCATCCTGCGGCAGCGGCACCCAGCGCGTGCTGCCCGGCTGGATCCTGAGCCGCTGCCCGCCGGTGGATCTGCATGCCGCCGTCGCCAACCCCGGCGGACGCCGCCGCTGGTGGCATAGCCTGTTTACCTGACCCAGGAGGGAATCATGCACACCACCGTCCATATCGACGACAAACCGGTCAGCGTGGAACTGAGCCATCGGGCGCAGGATGCCCTGGCACGAAGGAAAACACCCCTGCTGGTGGAAATGGAGTTGCTGTTCAGCTGCCTGATCCGGAAAAAGGTGCGCTTCCACGAGGCCGCTGACACCACCGGAGCCACTGCCGTGGTCGACGGCCTGGCGCTGCGCTTCCATCCGGTGATGACCGCCGCCTGCCGTCTCGGTGACATCGGCGACACCGCCCCGCCGCTGGCCGACTTCCCCATAGCCAACCCCGCGGCCTTCGTACCCCGTTGGCTGCGCATCGACTACGACGGCGCACAGTGGCACGGCGAATTTGGTTATCGCCACTGAGCCCGGCAAGGAGAATTGAATGGACGCCTCCCACCCCGTGAGCGCTGAACACGAGTTATCCGGCGCGCTGGCCGTCTTCGGTATGGAGGGACCTGCGGCGCCCGGCGCCGTGGATAGCTTTGCGGTGTGGGTGGGATGAAGGTGGACCCTCACGGGCCGACGGCATCGAAGTGCCCAAGGTGGAAGATACTGAAGGTCTTCACAGGCAAACCGGAGGGTCCGAAATGAATGGTAGCAAAACGGTCGTTGGCGTGGATATCGCCAAGCGGGTATTTCAGTTGCACTGGATCGACATGGAGACCGGAGAGATCGTGAGCCTGCAGCTCAAGCGCGAGAAGTTCCTCGAACACTTCGCTAACCGGCAACCATGCCTCATTGGGATGGAAGCCTGCGGCGGTGCGCAGCACTGGGCGAGGAAACTCACGGCGCTGGGCCACCAGGTCAAGCTCCTGCCAGGCAAGGCGGTGAAGCCGTTCGTCACCGGCAACAAGAACGACCGGCAGGACGCGCGGGCGATCTGGACAGCGGTGCAGCAGCCGCACGTCAAGGCGGTGGCGATCAAGACGGAAGAACAGCAGGCCATCCTGGCGCTGCACCGCATGAGGAGCCAGTTGGTCAAGTTCCGCACCGCGCAGATTAACGGCCTGCGGGGGTTGCTCGCCGAATACGGTGAAGTGATGCCGCAGGGCAAAGCGGGGGTCAGGAAGGGAATTGCTGCGGCTTTGGCCAGACTGGAAGACCGGCTGCCGGCAATGGTGATCGATACGTTGCGCGAGCAATGGGCGCGCATCGAGAAGCTGGATGGGGAAATCGCCGCCATCGAGCAGCGCATCCAGCTGTGGCTCAAGCAAGACGAAGCTTGCAAGCGAATCGCTGAAATTCCTGGTGTCGGGCCGCTGACCGCCACGGCGGCGGTCGCCATCATGGGCGACGCCAAAGCCTTCAAGTCGGGGCGAGAGTTCGCCGCCTTCGCCGGCCTGGTGCCGCGACAGGTGGGCACTGGTGGGCGCATCAAACTGCTCGGCATCAGCAAGCGCGGTGACACCTACCTGCGCACCTTGCTGATTCACGGTGCGCGATCCGTGCTGACCCACGCCAAAGACCCCGGCCCGTGGGTCACGAAATTACGCCAGCGCCGGCCGCTGAATGTCGCGGTCGTGGCCCTGGCCAACAAGATGGCGCGAACGATCTGGGCGATGCTCGCTCATGAACGGACGTACCAAAAGGGATTCGTCAGTCAGCCGGCATAGGTGCCTGACGAGTGTATCAACCACTTTGAAGAAAGGAGTGGCCGCCGTAAAGGTTGCGCAAGGTCGATAAAGTGTGATGGCAAACAGGTCAGACCGTGACCCGCCAAACCTGTATGGCGGTAAGGACTTCGAGTCCTTCAGGAGAATGAGGCGCGGGTCAGCGGATTCCATCAGGGCCAGCAGGTCTATTCCTGCACAACAGGCCGGATATAGAACTGCAGCCTATCTGTCCCAACACACCAAAATCGCCCTTGGCAAACGGGAGGCGTCCATATAGATACCGCCATGCAAACGATATCCGAGGTAAAGGTGTGGGACCCCCTGGTACGGGTATTCCACTGGAGCCTGGTGACCGCCTTCGCCGTCGCCTACATCACCGAAGATCACTTCCTCGGCCTGCATACCCAGGCCGGCTACACCATCATCGG is a window encoding:
- a CDS encoding Maf family protein, which gives rise to MIFLASSSPRRRELLEQIGVAHRVVEARVDEALHPGEAPELYVVRLALAKARAGHAICSDWPVLGADTAVVIDGVILGKPRDRADGLAMLARLSGRTHHVYTGVALVDAAGEAHTLLSVSAVTFRALTDRERAAYWDSGEPLDKAGGYAVQGLGAIFIERLEGSYSGVMGLPLFETAALLRGCGIELLEAS
- a CDS encoding peroxiredoxin family protein, which encodes MNTLAAGNRAPEFSLPDLDGRPVRLTDFRGRKVLLVFFRYATCPFCTVRFVRLAQEAKRYADAGVQIIGVFESSAGYIREYLGRRGLPFPVIPDPDGKLYALYGVRKSVPGLLFGMFRLPTLLRALFDPAYRMAQPDGSLTRIPANFLIDENQIVVDAYYGNDIGDHIPFARIDHFAAGTVTGNMRHV
- the nadD gene encoding nicotinate-nucleotide adenylyltransferase encodes the protein MPGPVFPATADPLAAQRGGVSGVAVGILGGTFDPVHFGHLRAALEMLEVLGLAEVRLLPCGQPPHREPPRASATERLAMLELALAGQPGLRVDRRELERSGPSYMVDTLASLRAELGTAPLCLLLGSDAFLGLPQWHRWRELPRLAHLVVLHRPGWTLDAVPAPLAEMLAAQRISAAAELMRRPAGGILLQPVTPLDISATAIRAQIAAGRSPRYLLPDAVWDYIRRRNLYAAAPAE
- a CDS encoding carboxymuconolactone decarboxylase family protein; the encoded protein is MSNLFPLHTSASAPAAAQPLLEAASQAFGFVPNLIAIMASSPALTEAYLALSAIFEQKTSLTPTERQVVLLAVSRYHACRYCVAAHSTIADMQGIPPAVVEAIRSDQPIADTRLEALRSMVNALLERRALLPDATLESFFSAGYTPAQLLDVLVGVAQKTLSNFTNHLAGTPLDEPMHARAWTPAERLPH
- the rng gene encoding ribonuclease G; translation: MSGEILVNVTPHETRVAFVENGVLQEVQIERARKRGLVGNIYKGTVRRVLPGMQAAFIDAGLDRTAFLHASDILCPDNDSDERERCLKGEAPEGERPSQRQIDELLREGQELLVQVVKDPLGTKGARLTTHITIPARFLVFMPQSSHIGVSQRIEDEAERQRLKERVTTLAAEFGPGGYIVRTAAEDADDEALRADMAFLHKLWGEIGARAGSERSGTLIHEDLPLVMRTMRDVVGAEVEKVRIDSRETFRKVLRFAEKFIPELVPRIEHYAGERPIFDLYAIEDEIQRALERKVTLKSGGYLIIDQTEAMTTIDVNTGAFVGHRNLEETIFKTNLEASQAIARQLRLRNLGGIIIIDFIDMVDPEHRRQVLRSLEKALERDHARTHISEVSALGLVEMTRKRTRESLEHVLCSTCPTCNGRGTLKTAETVCFEIFREIMREARQFDAQQLLVLASQEVVDRLLDEESTAVAELEEFIGKPIQFQVESLYTQEQFDVVLL
- the holA gene encoding DNA polymerase III subunit delta — its product is MRLRPEQLPSHVEKPLLPIYLVSGDEPLQLNEVVDALRGAARAQGYREREVLQVEAGFDWGTLAAAGSNLSLFAERKIIELRMPSGKPGDAGAKALTAYAAEPSPDNLLLISCGKLEKQQQNSKWFKALEEAGAVVQVWPVEPRALPGWVRQRLQARGLQATPEAAQLLAERVEGNLLAAAQEVEKLALLYGSGPLDAEQVRSAVADSARYDVFELADAALGGDAPRCARILEGLRGEGEEPVLTLWALVREVRALAIIAAGQAAGTGLETLLQQQRVWDKRKPLYQAALKRHNLRRWRALLRRAARLDRICKGAEPGNPWDELLQFSLLMAGVRIV
- the rsfS gene encoding ribosome silencing factor — translated: MQAEQMKQLVVNALEDVKGLDIVVLDVRGKTSITDFMVIASGRSDRQVKSLAQSVLDQAKENGLTPLGVEGEREGEWVVVDLGEVVVHIFIPEKRDFYNLEKLWGDAAPAAQGVAGAAG
- a CDS encoding IS110 family transposase, whose product is MNGSKTVVGVDIAKRVFQLHWIDMETGEIVSLQLKREKFLEHFANRQPCLIGMEACGGAQHWARKLTALGHQVKLLPGKAVKPFVTGNKNDRQDARAIWTAVQQPHVKAVAIKTEEQQAILALHRMRSQLVKFRTAQINGLRGLLAEYGEVMPQGKAGVRKGIAAALARLEDRLPAMVIDTLREQWARIEKLDGEIAAIEQRIQLWLKQDEACKRIAEIPGVGPLTATAAVAIMGDAKAFKSGREFAAFAGLVPRQVGTGGRIKLLGISKRGDTYLRTLLIHGARSVLTHAKDPGPWVTKLRQRRPLNVAVVALANKMARTIWAMLAHERTYQKGFVSQPA
- a CDS encoding glutamate-5-semialdehyde dehydrogenase, which gives rise to MDVKQYMQQVGQKARAAARAMARADTHAKNAALSAMADALIAGEAALIAANQKDLHAGKAQGLDAAMLDRLALDSARIAAMAEGLRQIAALPDPVGQIADMNYRPSGIQVGKMRVPLGVIGIIYESRPNVTADAAALCLKSGNAAILRGGSEALHSNQAIAACVRAGLERAGLPADAVQVVETTDRTAVGELITMSQYVDVIVPRGGKSLVERISNEARVPVIKHLHGVCHVYIDDKADVEKALRIAFNAKTHRYGVCNAMETLLVAEGIAERVLPELGAMYREKGVELRGCPTTCRLLSYAIPATAEDWDAEYLAPILAVRVVKDLDEAMEHIYRHGSGHTEAIVTEDLTRARRFLAEVDSSSVMVNASTRFADGFEYGLGAEIGISTDKIHARGPVGLEGLTSQKYIVLGDGHIRH
- a CDS encoding FimV family protein, yielding MRSRRGLAGRLARALLCCCLLWGGHAQALGLGSELHVRSALNQPLQAELPLVLAPGETVADVKVGLAGREAYRRIGLPYHEGLPPLSFKIARGASGQPVISISSRQPVREPALELLLEIRWGRSSMLRQYALLLDPPSLYTPPAASAAPAALEAPAPPVTVAAPVPPAPVVASYGPVQRGETLSQIAQRLKPEGVGTPQMTVALFEANPHAFIGGNMNRLRWGTTLYMPSAEAITARSRGSAGKLMLQQRQALQETVPTGPAAAAPVDAAPAPALQILTPPSPGAQAGELERRLAEVRKLNATVTEENEALRQRLGALERQAQRLAEQVLHMPAATPATAEPASPVTASTDAVPAPAAPPAAEPFADGRLTVATTVNAPASRWQNPAWWITVLAGLLLLAAVLLGWLWWRRNRRWEYRDLAQALRDDAEAKARAREAMLEKARQRFR
- the rlmH gene encoding 23S rRNA (pseudouridine(1915)-N(3))-methyltransferase RlmH gives rise to the protein MRLHLIAVGNRMPEWVEAGYAEYAKRLPADCALVLHEIAPGKRTKGADLERARREEGEKMLAALPKGAYVVALEVGGKDWSTADLAQRLTEWRQGGRDVALLVGGPEGLADTCRARADVQWSLSRLTLPHPLVRIVLAEQLYRAWSITQGHPYHR
- a CDS encoding TetR/AcrR family transcriptional regulator, translating into MARPIEFDRDQALREAMQLFWRRGYNRTSVRDLTEATRLKPGSLYGAFASKRALFAAALDSYGAELARLVDELLRGEAPPLERIARFFDHLLADMAGDPERKGCLLVNTLLEVRADDSELARHAGDALARVEQAMGDALEEAAARGELPTGAQPRILASLLMTGIFGLRVYSRMRPDSVELRHIVDTLLAMVRAPR